One region of Pseudomonas glycinae genomic DNA includes:
- a CDS encoding glutamine synthetase family protein: MSVPPRAVQLNEANAFLKEHPEVLYVDLLIADMNGVVRGKRIERTSLHKVYEKGINLPASLFALDINGSTVESTGLGLDIGDADRICYPIPDTLCNEPWQKRPTAQLLMTMHELEGDPFFADPREVLRQVVAKFDELGLTICAAFELEFYLIDQENVNGRPQPPRSPISGKRPHSTQVYLIDDLDEYVDCLQDILEGAKEQGIPADAIVKESAPAQFEVNLHHVADPIKACDYAVLLKRLIKNIAYDHEMDTTFMAKPYPGQAGNGLHVHISVLDKEGKNIFASEDPEQNAALRHAIGGVLETLPAQMAFLCPNVNSYRRFGAQFYVPNSPSWGLDNRTVALRVPTGSADAVRLEHRVAGADANPYLLMASVLAGVHHGLTNKIEPPPPTEGNSYEQNEQSLPNNLRDALRELDDSEVMAKYIDPKYIDIFVACKESELEEFEHSISDLEYNWYLHTV, translated from the coding sequence ATGTCGGTACCCCCGCGTGCCGTTCAGCTTAACGAAGCGAACGCGTTCCTTAAGGAACATCCTGAGGTTCTGTACGTTGACCTTCTGATTGCGGATATGAATGGTGTGGTGCGCGGCAAGCGCATCGAACGCACCAGCCTCCACAAGGTTTACGAGAAAGGCATCAACCTGCCGGCCTCTCTATTTGCTCTGGATATCAATGGTTCGACGGTGGAAAGCACCGGCCTGGGCCTGGACATCGGCGACGCCGACCGTATCTGCTATCCAATCCCCGATACCCTGTGCAACGAGCCATGGCAGAAGCGCCCGACCGCGCAACTGTTGATGACCATGCACGAACTCGAAGGTGACCCTTTCTTCGCCGACCCGCGCGAAGTGCTCCGTCAAGTTGTCGCAAAGTTTGACGAGCTCGGCCTGACCATCTGCGCCGCGTTCGAACTCGAGTTCTACCTGATCGACCAGGAAAACGTGAACGGCCGCCCTCAGCCGCCGCGCTCGCCGATCTCCGGCAAACGCCCGCATTCGACCCAGGTTTACCTGATCGACGACCTCGACGAATACGTCGACTGCCTCCAGGACATTCTGGAAGGCGCCAAAGAGCAAGGCATTCCGGCCGACGCCATCGTCAAGGAAAGTGCCCCGGCGCAGTTCGAAGTGAACCTGCACCACGTCGCCGACCCGATCAAGGCATGCGACTACGCGGTCCTGCTCAAGCGTCTGATCAAGAACATCGCCTACGACCATGAAATGGACACCACCTTCATGGCCAAGCCGTATCCGGGCCAGGCAGGCAACGGGCTGCACGTCCACATTTCGGTGCTCGACAAAGAAGGCAAAAACATTTTTGCCAGCGAGGATCCCGAGCAGAACGCCGCGCTGCGTCACGCGATCGGCGGTGTGCTCGAGACCCTGCCCGCGCAGATGGCTTTCCTCTGCCCGAACGTCAACTCCTACCGTCGTTTCGGCGCACAGTTCTACGTGCCGAACTCGCCGAGCTGGGGCCTGGACAACCGCACCGTGGCCCTGCGCGTACCGACCGGCTCCGCCGACGCGGTCCGTCTGGAACACCGCGTAGCCGGCGCCGACGCCAACCCGTACCTGCTGATGGCTTCGGTGCTGGCGGGCGTGCATCACGGCCTGACCAACAAGATCGAGCCGCCGCCTCCGACCGAAGGCAACAGCTACGAGCAGAACGAGCAGAGCCTGCCGAACAACTTGCGCGATGCCCTGCGCGAGCTGGACGACAGCGAGGTGATGGCCAAGTACATCGATCCGAAATACATCGATATCTTCGTTGCCTGTAAGGAAAGCGAGCTGGAAGAGTTTGAACATTCCATCTCCGACCTTGAGTACAACTGGTACCTGCACACCGTTTAA
- a CDS encoding glutamine synthetase family protein: protein MSNNLDQLTDWLKDHKITEVECMIGDLTGITRGKISPTNKFIAEKGMRLPESVLLQTVTGDYVEDDIYYELLDPADIDMICRPDQNAVYLVPWAIEPTAQVIHDTYDKQGNPIELSPRNVLKKVLKLYADKGWQPIVAPEMEFYLTKRSDDPDYPLQPPVGRSGRPEIGRQSFSIEAANEFDPLFEDVYDWCELQELDLDTLIHEDGTAQMEINFRHGDALSLADQILVFKRTMREAALKHNVAATFMAKPMTGEPGSAMHLHQSIIDIETGKNVFSNDDGTMSQLFLHHIGGLQKLIPELLPLFAPNVNSFRRFLPDTSAPVNVEWGEENRTVGLRVPDAGPQNRRVENRLPGADANPYLAIAASLLCGYIGMVEGINPSAPVVGRGYERRNLRLPLTIEDALERMENSATIEKYLGKTFITGYVAVKRAEHENFKRVISSWEREYLLFAV from the coding sequence ATGAGTAACAACCTCGACCAGCTCACCGATTGGTTGAAAGACCACAAGATCACAGAAGTCGAATGCATGATCGGCGACTTGACCGGCATCACCCGGGGCAAGATCTCGCCGACCAACAAATTCATCGCCGAAAAAGGCATGCGCCTGCCAGAGAGCGTTCTGTTGCAGACCGTGACCGGCGACTACGTCGAAGACGACATCTATTACGAACTGCTCGACCCGGCCGACATCGACATGATCTGCCGACCCGACCAGAACGCCGTGTACCTGGTGCCCTGGGCCATCGAGCCGACCGCCCAGGTAATCCACGACACCTACGACAAGCAAGGCAACCCGATCGAACTGTCGCCGCGCAACGTCCTCAAGAAAGTCCTGAAACTCTATGCCGACAAGGGCTGGCAGCCAATCGTGGCGCCGGAAATGGAGTTCTACCTGACCAAGCGCAGCGACGACCCGGACTATCCGTTGCAGCCGCCGGTCGGTCGTTCCGGGCGCCCGGAAATCGGTCGCCAATCGTTCTCCATCGAAGCGGCGAACGAATTCGATCCGCTGTTCGAAGACGTCTACGACTGGTGCGAATTGCAGGAGCTGGACCTCGACACGCTGATCCACGAGGACGGCACGGCGCAGATGGAAATCAACTTCCGTCACGGCGATGCCCTGTCGCTGGCCGACCAGATTCTGGTGTTCAAGCGCACCATGCGCGAGGCCGCGCTCAAGCACAACGTGGCGGCGACCTTCATGGCCAAGCCGATGACCGGTGAGCCGGGCAGTGCGATGCACCTGCACCAGAGCATCATCGACATCGAGACCGGCAAGAACGTGTTCTCCAACGACGACGGGACCATGAGCCAGCTGTTCCTGCACCACATCGGTGGCCTGCAGAAACTGATCCCGGAATTGCTGCCGCTGTTCGCACCGAACGTCAACTCGTTCCGCCGCTTCCTGCCGGACACCTCGGCACCGGTGAACGTGGAGTGGGGCGAAGAAAACCGCACCGTGGGCCTGCGCGTCCCGGATGCCGGCCCGCAGAACCGCCGCGTGGAAAACCGCCTGCCGGGAGCCGACGCCAACCCGTACCTGGCGATTGCCGCGAGCCTGCTCTGCGGCTACATCGGCATGGTTGAAGGCATCAACCCGAGCGCGCCGGTCGTGGGCCGTGGTTACGAGCGCCGCAACCTGCGCCTGCCGCTGACCATCGAAGACGCGCTGGAGCGCATGGAAAACAGCGCGACCATCGAGAAGTACCTGGGCAAGACCTTCATCACCGGCTACGTCGCGGTCAAGCGGGCCGAGCATGAAAACTTCAAGCGCGTGATCAGTTCCTGGGAGCGTGAGTACCTGCTCTTCGCCGTCTGA
- a CDS encoding aspartate aminotransferase family protein — protein MTSNNPQTREWQALSSDHHLAPFSDFKQLKEKGPRIITNAKGVYLWDSEGNKILDGMAGLWCVAIGYGRDELADAAAKQMRELPYYNLFFQTAHPPALELAKAIADVAPEGMNHVFFTGSGSEGNDTMLRMVRHYWAIKGQPNKKVIISRKNGYHGSTVAGASLGGMTYMHEQGDLPIPGIVHIAQPYWFAEGGDMTPEEFGIWAANQLEEKILEVGVDNVGAFIAEPIQGAGGVIIPPDTYWPRIKEILAKYDILFVADEVICGFGRTGQWFGSDFYDLKPHMMTIAKGLTSGYIPMGGLIVRDEVVAVLNEGGDFNHGFTYSGHPVAAAVGLENIRILREEKIIERAHEETAPYLQKRLRELNDHPLVGEVRGVGLLGAIELVQDKATRKRYEGKGVGMICRQFCFDNGLIMRAVGDTMIIAPPLVISKAEIDELVTKARKCLDLTLSALQG, from the coding sequence ATGACCAGCAACAACCCGCAAACCCGTGAGTGGCAAGCCCTCAGCAGCGATCACCACCTGGCTCCGTTCAGCGACTTCAAGCAGCTGAAAGAAAAAGGTCCACGGATCATCACCAACGCCAAGGGCGTGTACCTGTGGGACAGCGAGGGCAACAAGATCCTCGATGGCATGGCGGGTCTGTGGTGTGTGGCGATCGGTTATGGACGCGACGAGCTGGCCGATGCGGCCGCCAAGCAAATGCGCGAACTGCCTTACTACAACCTGTTCTTCCAGACCGCCCACCCGCCAGCACTGGAGTTGGCCAAGGCCATCGCCGACGTGGCGCCAGAAGGCATGAACCACGTGTTCTTCACCGGCTCCGGCTCCGAAGGCAACGACACCATGCTGCGTATGGTTCGCCACTACTGGGCGATCAAGGGCCAGCCGAACAAGAAAGTCATCATCAGCCGCAAGAACGGCTACCACGGCTCCACCGTGGCCGGCGCAAGCCTGGGCGGCATGACTTACATGCACGAGCAGGGCGATTTGCCGATTCCGGGTATCGTCCACATCGCTCAGCCGTACTGGTTTGCCGAAGGCGGCGACATGACCCCGGAAGAGTTCGGGATCTGGGCGGCCAATCAGCTGGAAGAAAAGATTCTGGAAGTCGGCGTGGACAACGTCGGTGCCTTTATTGCCGAGCCGATCCAGGGCGCCGGCGGCGTGATCATTCCGCCCGACACCTACTGGCCGCGCATCAAGGAAATCCTCGCCAAGTACGACATCCTGTTCGTGGCCGATGAAGTGATCTGTGGTTTCGGCCGTACCGGCCAATGGTTCGGCAGCGATTTCTACGACCTCAAGCCACACATGATGACCATCGCCAAAGGCCTGACGTCCGGCTACATCCCGATGGGTGGCCTGATCGTGCGCGACGAAGTGGTGGCGGTACTCAACGAGGGCGGCGATTTCAACCACGGCTTCACCTACTCCGGTCACCCGGTGGCGGCGGCGGTGGGTCTGGAAAACATCCGGATTCTGCGCGAAGAGAAAATCATCGAACGTGCCCATGAAGAAACGGCACCGTATTTGCAGAAACGTCTGCGCGAACTGAACGATCACCCGTTGGTGGGTGAAGTGCGCGGAGTCGGCCTGCTGGGGGCCATCGAGCTGGTGCAGGACAAGGCCACTCGCAAGCGTTACGAAGGCAAGGGTGTGGGCATGATCTGCCGCCAGTTCTGCTTCGACAACGGGCTGATCATGCGTGCCGTGGGCGACACCATGATCATCGCGCCGCCGCTGGTGATCAGTAAGGCGGAGATCGATGAACTGGTTACAAAGGCACGCAAGTGCCTGGACCTGACCCTCAGTGCGTTGCAGGGCTAA
- a CDS encoding polyamine ABC transporter substrate-binding protein produces the protein MKALGKKLAGKTLLAMSLMGVMAGAVQADDKVLHVYNWSDYIAPDTVANFEKETGIKVVYDVFDSNETLEAKLLAGKSGYDIVVPSNNFLAKQIKAGVYQELDKSKLTNWKNLDEDLLKAVGDASDPGNKHAFPYMWGSIGIGYNPAKVKAALGIDKIDSWDIVFKPENIEKLKSCGVSFLDAPTEMIPAALHYLGKPTNSKDKADLKAAEDLFLKIRPSVAYFHSSKYISDLANGNICVAVGYSGDLEQSKTRAKEAGDKVKLAYTIPKEGAGTFYDMVAIPKDAENVEAAYKFMNYLLEPKVMAEITNAVRFPNGNKAATALVDKEITSDPSIYPSAEVKKQLYAISDLDAATLRLITRSWTKIKSGK, from the coding sequence ATGAAGGCATTAGGCAAAAAGCTCGCTGGCAAGACTCTGCTCGCCATGTCCCTGATGGGCGTGATGGCGGGTGCGGTCCAGGCGGACGACAAGGTGTTGCACGTTTACAACTGGTCCGACTACATCGCGCCGGACACGGTTGCCAATTTCGAAAAAGAGACGGGCATCAAGGTCGTCTATGACGTTTTCGACAGCAACGAAACCCTGGAAGCCAAGCTGCTGGCCGGCAAATCCGGTTACGACATCGTGGTGCCTTCCAACAACTTCCTGGCCAAGCAGATCAAGGCCGGCGTTTATCAGGAACTGGACAAGTCCAAGCTGACGAACTGGAAGAACCTCGACGAAGACCTGCTCAAGGCCGTTGGCGACGCCAGCGACCCGGGCAACAAACACGCGTTCCCGTACATGTGGGGTTCGATCGGCATCGGCTACAACCCGGCCAAGGTCAAGGCTGCACTGGGCATCGACAAGATCGATTCCTGGGACATCGTGTTCAAGCCTGAGAACATCGAGAAGCTGAAAAGCTGCGGCGTGAGCTTCCTCGACGCGCCGACCGAAATGATTCCCGCGGCTCTGCACTATCTGGGCAAGCCGACCAACAGCAAGGACAAGGCTGACCTGAAAGCCGCCGAAGACCTGTTCCTCAAGATCCGTCCTTCGGTGGCTTACTTTCACTCCTCGAAGTACATCTCGGACCTGGCCAACGGCAACATCTGCGTAGCGGTTGGCTACTCGGGTGACCTGGAACAATCCAAGACCCGCGCCAAGGAAGCCGGTGACAAGGTCAAACTGGCCTACACCATTCCGAAAGAAGGTGCCGGTACTTTCTACGACATGGTCGCCATTCCCAAGGATGCCGAAAACGTCGAAGCCGCCTACAAGTTCATGAACTACCTGCTCGAGCCGAAAGTGATGGCCGAAATCACCAACGCCGTACGTTTCCCGAACGGCAACAAGGCGGCCACCGCCTTGGTGGACAAGGAAATCACCAGCGATCCGAGCATCTACCCTTCGGCTGAAGTGAAGAAGCAGCTCTACGCGATCAGCGATCTGGACGCGGCCACCCTGCGCCTGATCACTCGCAGCTGGACCAAGATCAAATCCGGTAAATAA
- a CDS encoding polyamine ABC transporter substrate-binding protein produces MPIFSSLRNALLAAAGLTFAVGAQAAGTVHIYNWSDYIGETTLADFQKDTGIKPVYDVFDSNETLEGKLLAGRTGYDVVVPSNHFLGKQIKAGAFQKLDKAQLPNYSNLDPVLLKRLEQNDPGNLYAVPYLWGTNGIGYNVDKVKAVLGVDKIDSWSVLFEPENIKKLHSCGVAFLDSADEMMPTVLNYMGLNANSTNTKDYEKATAKLLAVRPYVTYFHSSKYIGDLANGDICVAIGFSGDIFQAKHRAEEAKKGVNIAYSIPKEGGALWFDMLAIPKDSANVKEAHAFINYLLKPEVIAQVSDYVGYANPNPGSGKLMEQSIRTDESVYPPQAVLDKTYVSTELPPNIQRLMTRSWTKVKSGK; encoded by the coding sequence TTGCCTATTTTTTCTTCCTTGCGCAATGCACTGCTGGCCGCTGCCGGCCTGACGTTCGCTGTCGGTGCCCAGGCCGCCGGTACGGTGCATATTTATAACTGGTCGGATTACATCGGCGAGACCACTCTGGCCGATTTCCAGAAAGACACCGGGATCAAGCCGGTCTACGACGTGTTTGATTCAAACGAAACCCTGGAAGGCAAGTTGCTCGCCGGACGTACCGGCTACGACGTGGTCGTGCCGTCGAACCACTTCCTCGGCAAGCAGATCAAGGCGGGCGCGTTCCAGAAGCTCGACAAGGCGCAGCTGCCGAACTACTCCAATCTCGATCCAGTGCTGCTCAAGCGCCTGGAGCAGAATGATCCGGGCAACCTGTACGCCGTGCCGTACCTGTGGGGCACCAATGGCATCGGCTACAACGTCGACAAAGTGAAAGCCGTGCTCGGCGTCGACAAGATCGACTCCTGGAGCGTGCTGTTCGAGCCGGAGAACATCAAGAAACTGCACAGCTGTGGCGTGGCGTTCCTCGATTCGGCCGATGAAATGATGCCGACCGTGCTCAACTACATGGGCCTGAATGCCAACAGCACCAATACCAAGGATTACGAGAAGGCCACGGCCAAACTGTTGGCGGTACGTCCGTACGTGACCTACTTCCACTCCTCGAAATACATCGGCGATCTGGCCAACGGCGACATCTGTGTGGCCATCGGTTTTTCCGGCGACATCTTCCAGGCCAAACATCGCGCCGAAGAAGCCAAGAAAGGTGTGAACATCGCCTATTCGATTCCGAAAGAGGGTGGCGCGCTGTGGTTCGACATGCTGGCGATTCCGAAGGATTCGGCCAACGTTAAAGAGGCCCACGCCTTCATCAACTATTTGCTGAAACCTGAGGTGATCGCCCAGGTCAGTGATTACGTCGGTTATGCCAACCCCAATCCGGGTTCGGGCAAGCTGATGGAGCAGTCCATCCGCACCGACGAGTCGGTGTATCCACCGCAGGCTGTGCTCGACAAGACCTACGTGTCGACCGAGCTGCCACCGAACATTCAGCGTTTGATGACCCGCAGCTGGACCAAGGTCAAGTCGGGTAAATAG
- a CDS encoding ABC transporter ATP-binding protein, which translates to MAVASGAYKKALEGDQTPKQVLVKIDRVTKKFDETVAVDDVSLEIKKGEIFALLGGSGSGKSTLLRMLAGFERPTEGRIFLDGVDITDMPPYERPINMMFQSYALFPHMTVAQNIAFGLQQDKIPKAEIDARVAEMLKLVQMSQYAKRKPHQLSGGQRQRVALARSLAKRPKLLLLDEPMGALDKKLRSQMQLELVEIIERVGVTCVMVTHDQEEAMTMAERIAIMHLGWIAQIGSPIDIYETPTSRLVCEFIGNVNIFEGEVIDDAEGHATITCKDLDRQIYVGHGISTSVQDKSVTYAIRPEKLLVTADQPTCEYNWSSGKVHDIAYLGGHSVFYVELPSGKLVQSFVANAERRGARPTWGDQVYVWWEDDSGVVLRS; encoded by the coding sequence ATGGCAGTTGCCTCCGGCGCCTATAAGAAAGCCCTCGAGGGCGACCAGACACCGAAACAGGTGCTGGTCAAAATCGACCGGGTCACGAAGAAGTTCGACGAGACGGTTGCCGTGGACGATGTGTCCCTGGAAATCAAGAAGGGCGAGATCTTCGCCCTGCTCGGCGGTTCGGGATCGGGCAAATCCACTCTGCTGCGGATGCTGGCAGGGTTCGAACGGCCCACGGAGGGGCGCATTTTTCTCGACGGCGTCGACATCACCGACATGCCGCCGTACGAGCGACCGATCAACATGATGTTCCAGTCCTACGCCTTGTTCCCGCACATGACCGTGGCGCAGAACATCGCCTTCGGCCTGCAACAGGACAAGATTCCCAAGGCCGAGATCGACGCCCGCGTGGCCGAGATGCTCAAGCTGGTGCAGATGAGCCAGTACGCCAAGCGCAAGCCGCACCAGTTGTCCGGCGGCCAGCGTCAGCGTGTGGCGTTGGCGCGTTCGCTGGCCAAGCGGCCGAAACTGCTGCTGCTCGACGAGCCGATGGGCGCACTGGACAAGAAACTGCGTTCGCAGATGCAGCTGGAACTGGTTGAGATCATCGAGCGCGTGGGCGTGACCTGCGTGATGGTGACCCACGACCAGGAAGAGGCCATGACCATGGCCGAGCGCATCGCGATCATGCACCTGGGCTGGATCGCCCAGATCGGCAGCCCGATCGATATCTACGAAACCCCGACCAGCCGTCTGGTCTGCGAATTCATCGGTAACGTGAACATCTTCGAAGGCGAAGTGATCGACGACGCCGAAGGCCACGCGACCATCACCTGCAAGGACCTCGACCGGCAGATCTACGTCGGCCACGGCATCAGCACCTCGGTGCAGGACAAGTCCGTGACCTACGCGATCCGTCCGGAAAAACTGCTGGTCACCGCCGATCAGCCGACCTGCGAATACAACTGGTCGAGCGGCAAGGTGCATGACATCGCCTACCTCGGCGGCCACTCGGTGTTCTACGTCGAATTGCCAAGCGGCAAGCTGGTGCAGTCGTTCGTGGCCAACGCCGAGCGCCGTGGCGCACGTCCGACCTGGGGCGATCAGGTCTACGTGTGGTGGGAAGATGACAGCGGCGTGGTACTTCGCTCATGA
- a CDS encoding ABC transporter permease subunit, with product MPGGRQLVIGVPFIWLFLFFMLPFFIVLKISFAEADVAIPPYTEIYTYAEQKLQLLLNLGNYAMLGDDELYIAAYLGSLKMAFFSTLLCLLIGYPMAYAIASARKELQTVLVLLIMMPTWTAILIRVYAWMGILSNNGLLNGFLMSMGLIDEPLQILNTNLAVYIGVVYSYLPFMILPLYANLVKHDTSLLEAASDLGSSTFNSFWKITVPLSKNGIIAGCMLVFIPVVGEFVIPELLGGPETLMIGKVLWQEFFNNRDWPVASALAVVMLAILIVPIILFNRSQAKEMEGKE from the coding sequence ATTCCCGGTGGCCGTCAGCTGGTCATCGGGGTTCCGTTCATCTGGCTGTTCCTGTTCTTCATGTTGCCGTTCTTCATCGTCCTGAAGATCAGCTTCGCCGAAGCGGACGTGGCCATTCCGCCGTACACCGAGATCTACACCTACGCCGAGCAGAAGCTGCAATTGCTGCTGAACCTGGGCAACTACGCGATGCTCGGCGACGACGAACTGTACATCGCCGCCTACCTGGGCTCGCTGAAGATGGCGTTTTTCAGCACGCTGCTGTGCCTGTTGATCGGTTATCCGATGGCCTACGCCATCGCCAGCGCCCGCAAAGAGCTGCAAACGGTGCTGGTGCTGCTGATCATGATGCCGACCTGGACCGCGATCCTGATCCGCGTCTATGCGTGGATGGGCATCCTCAGCAACAACGGCCTGCTCAACGGTTTCCTGATGAGCATGGGTTTGATCGACGAGCCGCTGCAGATCCTCAACACCAACCTTGCGGTGTACATCGGCGTCGTCTACTCGTACCTGCCGTTCATGATCCTGCCGCTGTACGCCAACCTGGTGAAGCACGACACCAGCCTGCTGGAGGCCGCGTCCGACCTGGGTTCGAGCACCTTCAACAGCTTCTGGAAAATCACCGTGCCGCTGTCCAAGAACGGCATCATCGCCGGCTGCATGCTGGTGTTCATCCCGGTGGTGGGCGAGTTCGTGATCCCGGAACTGCTCGGCGGTCCGGAAACCCTGATGATCGGTAAAGTGCTCTGGCAAGAGTTCTTCAACAACCGTGACTGGCCGGTGGCGTCCGCCCTGGCGGTGGTGATGCTGGCGATCCTGATCGTGCCGATCATCCTGTTCAACCGCAGTCAGGCCAAGGAAATGGAGGGTAAAGAATGA
- a CDS encoding ABC transporter permease subunit produces MKRFRFSSLMLVLGLLFIYLPMLILVIYSFNASKLVTVWGGWSVKWYVGLLDNSQLMGSVVRSLEIACYTAVAAVALGTLAAFVLTRITRFKGRTLFGGLVTAPLVMPEVITGLSLLLLFVAMAQMIGWPQERGIVTIWIAHTTFCAAYVAVVVSARLRELDLSIEEAAMDLGARPWKVFFLITIPMIAPSLAAGGMMSFALSLDDLVLASFVSGPGSTTLPMEVFSAVRLGVKPEINAVASLILLAVSLVTFLVWFFSRRAEEARKKAIQQAIEEGTADSWKQPDVRRAPTPEAA; encoded by the coding sequence ATGAAGCGCTTCCGTTTCTCCAGCCTGATGCTGGTGCTCGGCCTGTTGTTCATCTACCTGCCGATGCTGATCCTGGTGATCTACTCGTTCAACGCCTCGAAACTGGTAACGGTGTGGGGCGGCTGGTCGGTGAAGTGGTACGTCGGCCTGCTCGACAACTCGCAACTGATGGGTTCGGTGGTGCGCTCGCTGGAAATCGCCTGCTACACCGCGGTTGCCGCGGTGGCGCTGGGGACGCTGGCAGCTTTCGTGCTGACCCGCATCACCCGCTTCAAGGGCCGCACGCTGTTCGGCGGTCTGGTGACCGCGCCGCTGGTCATGCCTGAGGTGATTACCGGTCTGTCGCTGCTGCTGCTGTTCGTGGCGATGGCGCAGATGATCGGCTGGCCACAGGAACGCGGCATCGTCACCATCTGGATCGCGCACACCACGTTCTGTGCGGCGTATGTGGCGGTGGTGGTGTCGGCGCGCCTGCGCGAGCTGGACCTGTCGATCGAAGAAGCAGCGATGGACCTCGGTGCGCGGCCGTGGAAGGTGTTCTTCCTGATCACCATCCCGATGATCGCGCCGTCGCTGGCGGCGGGCGGCATGATGTCGTTCGCCCTGTCGCTGGATGACCTGGTATTGGCGAGCTTCGTCTCTGGCCCAGGGTCGACGACCCTGCCGATGGAAGTGTTCTCGGCGGTGCGCCTGGGCGTGAAGCCGGAGATCAACGCCGTGGCCAGCCTGATTCTGCTGGCGGTGTCGCTGGTGACCTTCCTGGTCTGGTTCTTCAGCCGCCGTGCCGAAGAAGCCCGCAAGAAAGCGATTCAGCAGGCCATCGAAGAAGGCACTGCGGATTCGTGGAAGCAACCGGACGTGCGCCGGGCGCCGACGCCGGAAGCGGCTTAA
- a CDS encoding HD domain-containing protein, translating into MTTTIAGIRIPDSALARATTEYIRDIESDLLYHHSRRVFLFGALSGERQQLAYDPELLYVGAMFHDLGLVEGHRSDDERFEVDGANAAAKFLKPYGLSDDDIEQVWLSIALHTTPGVPKHLRPTVALVTAGVEMDVLGMDYAAFTTVQREAVVHAHPRGEGFKECIICAFADGLRHRPQTTFGNVKTDVLKDQVPGFKPMNFVEVIRSSPWTS; encoded by the coding sequence ATGACCACGACCATCGCCGGTATCCGGATCCCCGACAGCGCCCTCGCCCGGGCCACCACCGAATACATCCGCGACATCGAATCCGACCTGCTTTACCACCACTCGCGCCGGGTGTTCCTGTTCGGTGCCTTGAGCGGTGAGCGTCAGCAACTGGCCTACGATCCGGAGCTGCTGTACGTCGGCGCGATGTTCCACGACCTGGGTCTGGTCGAAGGGCACCGCAGCGATGACGAGCGCTTCGAAGTCGATGGTGCCAACGCAGCCGCCAAGTTTCTCAAGCCGTACGGGTTGAGCGATGACGACATCGAGCAGGTCTGGCTGTCGATCGCCCTGCACACCACGCCGGGGGTGCCGAAGCATCTGCGCCCGACCGTGGCGCTGGTGACGGCGGGTGTCGAGATGGACGTGCTGGGCATGGACTACGCGGCGTTCACTACGGTGCAGCGTGAGGCGGTGGTGCATGCGCATCCACGGGGCGAGGGCTTCAAGGAATGCATCATCTGCGCGTTCGCCGACGGCTTGCGTCATCGTCCACAGACGACGTTCGGCAATGTGAAGACCGATGTGCTGAAGGATCAGGTGCCGGGGTTCAAGCCGATGAATTTCGTTGAAGTTATCCGCAGTTCTCCGTGGACTTCCTGA